A single Zootoca vivipara chromosome 1, rZooViv1.1, whole genome shotgun sequence DNA region contains:
- the MAP2 gene encoding microtubule-associated protein 2 isoform X7, which translates to MSFCLFKFSVQFLPVCLSVDEGAEDEVGPLRSSSWHGPAATGERRKFLAPSISVSVPDDEPYNSDEEYYEHPLFSSEWTEASGPPNATAQSAEAFLGYEEEEEEDTVKGPVAGEPKPAVPLGGECEKMRDPAEPLQQAEGSKEAQQDSISEDQVARNGKNVTLVEEEPSKAKMPSLGEEASKMEIHEEHTGLFAAEPLGPKEPEKGSKTSEQPIHDALVQQPAKTETLETTESQGKGEEKMLPTLSGQTLDASPQQKEDRNSVKADFDFTGEPHLHKEPKDLSTELHKESKTDEKAPEAQKPVAEALPFRSRDGQFDAIKSDFTSHESIGCFSSSEFTVGQKSTVKTVFSSETLPVTLHKSEPHGSRNMMQISTASEIAKDRKIDKEQAKKHEEEFEVLTSQASKQIRVQTPTQNVPFWEEEKDMTEDESDEEGFSISSGKKPKILDDHFLKAHGQQTTALGKEVEGTDSKKPAGTLKAEEELEKTEVSSTWDIKKEGKHGTESSTERLSQELLPEKVKEPLDKAILPAAIEKPTAEPSKESVQGKDGKGEVFSAADSEAHKMQIEEDKSGMSTYFETSTLKDETITSDILQQGKDYYELSDTKEETYDPYHKDFIISKKDTEEFQPEAYQHTSIPAHEMGYSTLAQGFPDDSEEPSSPTERMYTIDPNVYGDKRELHSKNKDDLTLSRSLGLGGRSAIEQRSMSINLPMSCLDSIALGFNFGRTHDLSPLGSDIMDNASGDEGDDYLPATTPAVEKSPSFPSVSREEDEKTEESKVKEGGEIQVEPLCESPFLAKDYYKNGTVMAPDLPEMLDLAGTRSREASVSADAEVVHRKSVPSEAVVEDSGVAQLLMADENHMTLKADSQLEDLGYCVFNKYTVPMPSPVQDSENLTGESCPFDEKIRRGVAADLSLIEVKLAAAERAKEEREASGESAVLGKEFEQERKAIDKLDTVLEKSEEQSDSKEVCSHEDTEHEKAKPAPTLESSGDKHIVGLEEKGSSLSEKEKKAVHVAEETGKAEISYKPDYDAIKHEMDSAARQVEQENQSKLGVHVTEPVTEQGTDDQEKTLSTLPQDPSVCAKAEPAQMKDANKLSETEVKEKGAKPDLVHQEAVDKEESYESSGDNDQAQEGLPVETLKPYDDKLRLESPSLSEEEMASQLTVEQPVTERGVSKATQDETTEIQMENIPQPKEDNVESLGLEGSVKTEALQEGEEQEKESKQAEQQQEEIKQAEEQEEESKQKEYEEESKLEQAEEIKQEQQKEKIMQGGEEESRQEEEKRKQEEEIEQEEGEMRQRSKEGDFGEELEVCEAVPAQMPELKGVIESVVTIEDDFITIVQTTVDEGETSSHSVRFAEAPPADTEEESVHPEVEVEVEAVTDVEAETKESSLEAPGSPEQEEIPLTDYKTETYDDYKDETTIDDSILDTDSIWVDTQDDDRSIMTEQLETVPKEEKAERELRRPSLDKHKKEKPLKTGRGRISTPERKIAKKEPSTVSRDEVRRKKAVYKKAELAKKAEVQAHSPSRKIILKPAIKHTRPTHLSCVKRKQTAAGGETNQGPGVFKQAKEKLSTSSLSKIPASKVRAKSLLPPRPSSACSLTSTKKVLLDADNYFARPSSAGPRDCLPYSKTNAQDGVTKSPEKRSSLPRPSSILPTRRGLSGDRERDENSFSLNSTISSSMRRTTRSEPIRSRTGKSGTSTPTTPGSTAITPGTPPSYSSRTPGTPGTPSYPRTPHTPGTPRSGILISTEKKVAIIRTPPKSPATPKQLRLINQPLPDLKNVRSKIGSTENIRYQPKGGQVRILSKKIDFSDIQSRCGSKDNITHSAGGGNVQIVTKKIDLSHVTSKCGSLKNIRHRPGGGRVKIESVKLDFKEKAHAKVGSLDNAHHVPGGGNIKIDSQKLNFREHAKARVDHGAEIITQSPGRSSVASPRRLSNVSSSGSINLLESPQLATLAEDVTAALAKQGL; encoded by the exons ATGTCCTTCTGTCTCTTCAAGTTCTCTGTGCAGTTTCttcctgtgtgtctgtctgtagATGAAGGAGCTGAGGATGAGGTGGGACCTCTTCGCAGCAGCTCATGGCATGGGCCAGCTGCCACAGGGGAGAGGCGTAAGTTCCTTGCCCCTTCCATTTCAGTGTCTGTGCCTGATGATGAGCCCTACAATTCGGATGAGGAGTACTATGAACACCCTTTGTTCAGCTCCGAATGGACTGAAGCTAGTGGACCTCCCAATGCCACAGCCCAGAGTGCAGAGGCCTTTTTAGGCTATGAAGAAG aagaagaagaagacactgtTAAAGGTCCAGTGGCTGGCGAACCCAAACCTGCTGTTCCGCTTGGTGGGGAATGTGAGAAAATGAGGGATCCTGCTGAGCCTTTGCAACAGGCAGAGGGCTCCAAAGAGGCCCAGCAGGACTCCATTTCTGAAGACCAAGTGGCACGTAATGGGAAAAATGTTACTCTAGTTGAGGAGGAACCCTCGAAAGCCAAAATGCCTTCCTTGGGTGAGGAAG CTTCGAAGATGGAAATCCATGAGGAGCATACAGGCCTTTTTGCAGCTGAGCCATTAGGCCCAAAGGAACCAGAGAAAGGAAGTAAGACTAGTGAGCAACCTATACATGATGCCTTAGTTCAACAGCCAGCAAAAACCGAGACTTTAGAAACAACAGAATcacaaggcaaaggagaagaaaaaatgcTTCCAACCTTGTCAGGACAGACCTTAGATGCCAGTCCACAACAGAAAGAGGACAGGAATTCTGTAAAAGCAGATTTTGATTTCACTGGAGAGCCACATCTACATAAAGAACCGAAAGATTTGTCAACAGAGCTGCACAAAGAAAGTAAAACTGATGAAAAGGCGCCAGAGGCCCAGAAACCTGTCGCTGAAGCACTACCCTTCAGGTCTAGAGATGGCCAGTTTGATGCTATAAAAAGTGACTTTACCTCTCATGAAAGCATAGGTTGTTTCTCATCTTCAGAATTTACAGTGGGCCAAAAAAGCACAGTTAAAACTGTGTTTTCTTCTGAAACTTTGCCAGTTACTCTACATAAATCTGAGCCACATGGTAGTAGGAACATGATGCAAATATCTACTGCTTCAGAGATTGCCAAAGATAGAAAAATTGACAAAGAGCAAGCAAAAAAACATGAAGAAGAATTTGAAGTGTTGACTTCTCAAGCCTCAAAACAAATTAGAGTGCAGACGCCCACCCAGAATGTTCCTttttgggaggaagagaaagatatGACAGAGGATGAAAGCGACGAGGAGGGGTTCTCCATTTCCAGTGGAAAAAAGCCCAAGATATTAgatgatcattttttaaaagctcatgGCCAACAAACAACTGCTTTAGGTAAAGAAGTAGAAGGAACTGATTCTAAAAAGCCTGCGGGTACTCTCAAAGCAGAAGAAGAGTTGGAGAAAACTGAGGTTTCATCAACATGGGATATTAAAAAAGAGGGAAAGCATGGCACAGAGAGTTCTACAGAAAGACTCAGCCAAGAATTACTTCCTGAAAAAGTAAAAGAGCCTTTAGATAAAGCTATATTGCCTGCAGCAATAGAGAAACCCACTGCTGAACCCAGCAAAGAATCTGTGCAAGGAAAGGATGGGAAAGGGGAAGTGTTCTCAGCTGCAGATTCAGAAGCTCACAAAATGCAGATAGAGGAGGATAAATCAGGAATGTCTACATATTTTGAGACTTCCACCCTTAAAGATGAAACTATCACGAGTGACATCCTACAGCAAGGCAAAGATTACTATGAACTGAGTGATACTAAAGAGGAGACCTACGACCCTTACCATAAAGATTTCATCATATCTAAGAAAGACACTGAGGAATTTCAGCCAGAGGCATATCAACACACCAGCATACCTGCTCATGAAATGGGATACAGCACCCTTGCCCAGGGCTTCCCAGATGATTCTGAGGAACCTAGTTCCCCTACAGAAAGAATGTACACCATTGACCCAAATGTATATGGGGATAAGAGAGAACTCCACAGTAAAAATAAAGATGACTTAACTCTAAGCAGGAGCTTGGGGCTTGGTGGGAGATCTGCCATAGAGCAGAGGAGTATGTCAATTAATCTGCCCATGTCCTGCTTGGACTCTATAGCACTGGGGTTTAACTTTGGGCGGACACATGATCTTTCACCACTAGGTTCAGATATTATGGATAATGCTAGTGGCGACGAAGGTGATGATTATTTGCCAGCCACTACTCCAGCAGTAGAAAAGTCTCCCTCCTTCCCATCAGTGAGCAGGGAAGAAGATGAAAAAACTGAAGAGTCAAAAGTAAAAGAAGGAGGAGAGATCCAGGTGGAGCCTTTGTGTGAGTCACCCTTCCTGGCTAAAGATTATTACAAAAATGGGACTGTAATGGCTCCTGATTTACCTGAAATGTTAGACTTGGCAGGCACAAGGTCAAGAGAAGCATCTGTGAGTGCAGATGCTGAGGTAGTCCACAGGAAGTCTGTTCCTTCAGAAGCAGTTGTAGAGGACAGTGGAGTGGCCCAGCTCCTCATGGCTGATGAGAACCATATGACTCTAAAAGCTGACAGTCAACTAGAAGATTTAGGTTACTGTGTTTTCAATAAGTACACGGTGCCAATGCCATCTCCAGTACAGGACAGTGAGAATTTGACGGGGGAAAGCTGTCCCTTTGATGAAAAAATTAGAAGAGGTGTCGCTGCAGACCTTTCTTTGATAGAGGTGAAGTTGGCAGCAGCTGAGAGagccaaagaagaaagagaggCCTCTGGGGAATCAGCAGTTTTGGGCAAAGAGTTTGAGCAGGAGAGAAAAGCTATTGATAAACTAGATACTGTGCTAGAAAAAAGCGAGGAACAAAGTGACTCTAAAGAAGTTTGTTCTCATGAGGACACTGAACATGAAAAAGCAAAGCCTGCTCCAACTTTAGAAAGTTCAGGTGATAAACATATAGTTGGACTGGAAGAGAAAGGTTCTTCATTATccgagaaagaaaaaaaagctgttCATGTTGCTGAAGAGACAGGCAAGGCAGAAATTTCCTATAAACCAGACTATGATGCTATAAAGCATGAGATGGATTCTGCTGCTCGGCAAGTTGAGCAAGAAAACCAGAGTAAGTTAGGAGTTCATGTCACTGAGCCTGTTACAGAGCAAGGCACAGATGATCAAGAAAAGACCCTCTCAACATTGCCCCAAGACCCCAGTGTCTGTGCAAAAGCAGAACCTGCTCAAATGAAAGATGCCAATAAACTCTCTGAAACTGAAGTTAAGGAGAAAGGAGCTAAGCCTGACCTGGTTCACCAAGAAGCAGTAGATAAAGAAGAATCGTATGAGTCAAGTGGTGATAATGACCAAGCACAAGAGGGCTTGCCTGTAGAAACTTTAAAACCATATGATGACAAATTACGACTAGAAAGCCCTTCTTTGTCGGAAGAGGAGATGGCATCACAATTGACAGTGGAACAACCAGTTACAGAAAGAGGTGTATCTAAAGCTACCCAAGATGAAACAACTGAAATTCAAATGGAGAACATACCACAGCCTAAGGAAGATAATGTGGAATCTCTAGGACTGGAAGGCTCTGTAAAAACTGAGGCATTGCAGGAAGGAGAAGAACAAGAGAAGGAGAGTAAGCAAGCAGAACAACAACAGGAAGAGATCAAACAAGCAGAAGAACAAGAGGAAGAGAGTAAGCAAAAAGAATATGAGGAAGAGAGTAAACTAGAGCAAGCAGAAGAAATTAAGCAAGAACAGCAGAAGGAAAAGATCATGCAGGGAGGTGAGGAAGAGAGTAGAcaagaagaggaaaagaggaagcaagaggaagagattgagcaggaagaaggagagaTGAGGCAAAGAAGCAAAGAAGGGGACTTTGGTGAAGAGCTTGAGGTGTGTGAAGCTGTCCCTGCGCAAATGCCTGAACTCAAAGGAGTAATAGAGTCTGTGGTTACAATTGAGGATGACTTCATCACAATAGTGCAGACCACAGTCGATGAGGGAGAAACCAGCTCCCACAGTGTGCGCTTTGCAGAGGCACCACCGGCTGATACAGAAGAAGAAAGCGTCCATCCTgaagtggaggtggaggtggaggcggTGACTGATGTAGAAGCAGAGACAAAAGAAAGCTCTCTGGAAGCTCCTGGCTCCCCTGAACAAGAAGAAATCCCATTGACTGATTACAAGACAGAGACGTATGATGACTATAAAGATGAAACAACCATTGATGACTCCATCCTGGACACAGACAGCATATGGGTAGATACTCAAG ATGATGATAGGAGCATCATGACGGAACAGTTAGAGACTGTTCCTAAAGAggagaaggcagagagagaattGCGGAGACCGTCTCTTGATAAACATAAAAAAGAGAAACCTTTAAAAACTGGGAGAGGCAGGATTTCTACTCCCGAAAGAAAAATAGCTAAAAAGGAACCTAGCACTGTCTCCAGAGATGAAGTGAGAAGGAAAAAAG CTGTATATAAGAAAGCTGAACTTGCTAAAAAAGCTGAAGTTCAGGCTCACTCTCCCTCCAGgaaaatcattttaaaacctGCTATCAAACATACTAGACCAACTCATCTCTCCTGTGTTAAGCGGAAGCAGACAG CTGCTGGTGGTGAAACAAACCAAGGTCCTGGGGTGTTTAAGCAAGCAAAGGAAAAACTTTCA ACTTCTTCTTTGTCAAAGATTCCCGCCTCAAAGGTTAGAGCAAAGTCATTGCTTCCTCCAAGACCCAGCTCAGCTTGCTCATTAACTTCTACTAAAAAAGTTTTGCTTGATGCAGACAATTATTTTGCCAGGCCCTCTTCTGCAGGCCCAAGAGACTGCTTGCCATATTCAAAAACAAATGCTCAG GACGGTGTAACCAAGAGCCCAGAAAAGCGTTCCTCTTTACCAAGACCTTCCTCTATTCTACCCACCCGGAGGGGCCTGTCAGGAGACAGAGAACGAGATGAAAATTCTTTCTCCCTGAACAGCACCATCTCTTCATCAATGCGACGGACCACCA GATCAGAGCCTATTCGAAGCCGGACAGGAAAGAGTGGCACATCAACCCCAACTACACCGGGTTCCACCGCCATAACTCCTGGGACACCACCTAGCTATTCCTCCCGTACCCCGGGCACTCCTGGGACCCCCAGCTATCCCAGAACCCCCCATACACCAGGTACTCCCAGATCTGGTATTCTGATATCCACTGAGAAGAAAGTTGCCATCATACGCACACCTCCAAAATCTCCAGCTACCCCGAAGCAACTACGGCTCATTAACCAGCCTCTGCCTGATCTCAAGAATGTCAGGTCCAAAATTGGGTCAACAGAGAACATCAGATATCAGCCTAAAGGCGGACAG